The following DNA comes from Streptomyces globosus.
CAGTGGTGCCCGCGACGATGGGGGACGGCATCACCAGGCGCCGCGAAGAGCAGTACGCAACGACAGGAGGTTCGTCATGGCCACACCGTCCCCGTCCCCTGTCCACCCCGTCCCGCGCAGGTCGGCCGCTCCGCCGGCCGCGCTCGACCTGCTCGCCAAGGCCCGCAGCGGCCTGGCCGAGGCATCCGCCCTGAGCCGCCCCAACGAGCGCTACGCCACCGCCCACCTCGCCGCACTGCGCACCGCGGCCGCCGTCCTCGCGGCCCGGGCCCGGCCCGAGCCCGCCCACCCGCGGCGCCGCCCCCGCATACGCAGCGCCTGGGAGGTGCTCCCGGAGCTCGCGCCGGAGCTGGCCGAGTGGAGCGCGCTCTTCGCCTCCGGAGCGGCCCGCCGGGCCCGCGCCGAGGCCGGCATACCGGACGCCGCGAGCGAGGAGGACGCCGCGTACCTGCTGCGCGCCACGGAGATGTTCCTGCGGCTGGTCGAGCGGATGCTCGCCCTCCAGCCGGCGGCGCGGCCGCTGCCGCAGCAGGCGCTGCCCCAGCCCCGCCCCGAGCCGCGCCCGGAGCGTCCGGACGCGGGATGAGCTGCACCGCTGCCGGAGGCAATAGGGTGGGGCACGCATTGCACGCTTTGCCCGCCCCTTCCGCGCCGAGGAGTCATCAGCCGTGTCGGACACTTCCCGCCCCCGCGCCTCCCTCCGCACCGCCGTGGTGTGGGAGGTCCTCAAGGAGGCCCTCGACCGCCGGGTGAAGGCGACCGGGCGGGACGTGCTCGACGTGCTGGACACCGGCGGCGGCACCGGCATGTTCGCGGTCCCGATCGCCCGCCTCGGCCACCGCGTCACCGTGGTCGACCCCAGCCCGAACGCGCTGTTCGGGCTGGAGCGCCGGGTCGCCGAGGCCGGCGTCGCCGACCGGGTCCGCGGCGTCCAGGGCGACGCCCAGGGCCTGCTCGACGTCGTCGAGCGGGAGTCCTACGACGTGGTCGTCTGCCACGGCGTCCTGGAATACGTCGACGACGCGGCCGAGGGCGCCGCCAACGCCGTCGCCGCCCTGCGCCCCGGCGGGACGCTCAGCCTGCTCGCCGCCGGCCTCGGCGGCGCCGTCCTGGCCCGCGCCCTGGCCGGCCACTTCACCGAGGCCCGCGCGGCCCTCGGCGACCCGGCCGGCCGCTGGGGCGCGGGCGACCCGGTGCCCCGGCGCTTCACCGCCGACCAGCTCGCCGACCTCGTGGCCGGCGCCGGGCTGGAGGTCGGCGCGGTCCACGGCGTCCGCGTCTTCGCCGACCTCGTCCCCGGCGTCCTCGTGGACACCGAGCCCGGCGCCGTGGAGGCCCTGATGCGCCTGGAGGAGGCCGCAGCCGAGCTGCCCGCCTTCCACGCCATCGCCACCCAGCTGCACGTCCTCGGCGAGAAGCCCGCCTGACCCCCGGCCGCCTCCCGGCCGGGAGGCGCCGCCGGCCGGCCCCGGCGGTTCCGCGGACTCCCTCCGCTCCGGGCGGGCGCGCCGTATGATCGGGGCACCACCCGGCATGGCGGGCGGATCAGCGGGGAATAACGACCTCACTGCCCGGCCCCCGGCCGTACGGCCCCGCGCCGTACCGGCGATGGGCAGTGCCTTTCCGGGCGGTGCATTTTTCCAACCCGGCGCGGAGGGCGGGTGTCACGGGGGCGATTCCCCGCCTATCCTGAAGGGGACCCTGGTCGCTACCCCCCGCGACCGAAGGATGAGGAGGACTCCCGTGCCGCTCTCGGAGCACGAGCAGCGAATGCTCGAGCAGATGGAGCGAGCGCTGTACGCCGAAGACCCCAAGTTCGCGACAGCGCTTGAGGGAAGCGGACTGCGCACGTACACCCGGCGACGGGTCTACCAGGCAGTCGCAGGCATTGTGGTGGGTATCGCGCTCCTCATGACCGGTGTGATCGTCCCGAACGTACTCTGGGTCAGCGTGGTGGGTTTCCTCGTCATGCTCGGCTGTACGCTCCTCGCGGTCACCGGTTGGCGCAAGGCGCCCAAGCCTGGCGAGCAGCCCGTCTCCGGCAGTGCAGGCGGTTCGGCCCATGGCCGGAACCGGCAGCGTCGGTCGATGATGAACCGCATCGAGGAACGGTGGCAGCGCCGCCGCGACGAGCAGGGGCACTGACGCCCCCGGCCGCGCGCGATGACGGGGACGGCGGCCCACCGCCGCCGCACCCGCGCGCGTCCGGCCCCGGACCGCGCCTGCCGGACGCCGCGCGCTGCGGCGCGATGACGCGGTGATGCGGTGATGCGGTGAGCGTCCTCCCCCTGGTCTTCACCAGCGGCTGGGCCAGCGGCGTCAACGCGTACGCCGTGGTCCTCCTGCTGGGCGTCTTCGGCGCGACCGGCCTCAGCGACGACGTCCCCCCGGCCCTCCAGCGCACGGACGTCCTGATCGCCGCCGGCGTCCTCTTCCTGTGTGAGGCCGTCGCCGACAAGATCCCGTACGTGGACTCCGCCTGGGACGCTGTCCACACCGTCGTCCGGCCCGTCGCCGGGGCCGTCGTCGGGGCCCTGCTGGCCGGACAGAGCGGCTCCCTCTCCGATCTCGCCGCCGGCGCGATCGGCGGCACCACCGCGCTGGCCAGCCATGCCGTCAAGGCCGGCACCCGCATGGCCGTCAACACCTCCCCCGAGCCGGTCAGCAACATCGCGCTGAGCACCGCCGAGGACATCGGCGTCGCCGGCATCGTCGCCTTCGCCGTCTTCCATCCCGTCGCCGCCGCCGTCGCCGCGGCCGTCCTCCTCGCCCTCGGCCTGGCCGTCCTCGTCCTCCTGTGGACCCGGATCCGCCGCTTCCTGCGCCGCCGGGCGCAGCGCCGCGAGGAGAAGCGGCCGGCCGGCCGCGCCCGGGAGCCCTCCGCCCCCACCGCGGGCCCGCCCCGCTGACTCGGGCCGCCGCTCGATAGGGTCGGGCGCATGGCACGAATTGCGGTGATCGGCGCCGGCATGGGCGCGATGGCCACGGCGGCCCGGCTGGCCGTCGCAGGGCACCAGGTGACGGTCTACGAGCAGGGTCCGACGTACGGCGGCGCCGTCGGCCGCCGCACCCGTGAGGGCTTCGCCTTCGACACGGGGCCGGGGCTGCTGCACCTGCCCGCCGTCTACCGCGACCTGTTCGTCAAGACCGGCAAGCGCCCCCTCGAGGACTGCGTCGACATGGTGCAGGTCGACCCCGCCGTCCGGCACGTCCTCGCCGACGGCACCGAGGCCGTCCTCCCGGCCGTCTCCCGCGGCGGCGCCGCGGCCGCCCTCGACGGGGCCTTCGGCGCAGGCACGGGGGACCGCTGGAACGACGTCCTGAACCGGGCCCGCGACGCCTGGGACGCCACGCGCCGCCCCCTGCTGGAGGAGCCCCTGCGCCCCGACTGGCAGGTGCTGGGCCGCGACCCGTACCCGGCCGTCCGCAAGAGCGGGCTGCTGCGCCGCCGCCCGCCCACCCTCGCCGAGACCGCCGCCCGCGAGCTCGGCGGGCCCGCCGGCGAGCTGCTGGCGGCCCGGGTGGGGGCGTACGGGCTCGATCCGGCCTCGGTGCCCGCCTCCGCGGCCGTGCTGCCGTACATGGAGCAGACCTTCGGCAGCTGGTACGTGCGCGGCGGCATGCGGGCGCTGGCCACCGCCCTGTACGAGCGCTGCCTGGAGCGGAAGGTCTCCTTCGTCTTCGACGCCCCGGTCCGGGAGGTGCTCGCCCGCGACGGCCGGGCCGCCGGGCTGCTGCTGGGCGACGGGGCGGAGGCCGCCGCCGACTCCGTGGTGTGCGCGGCCGACCCGCGCGGCCTCCGCGGGGTGCCGCTGCCGCCCGGCGGGGTGCCCGCCCGCGGCCCCGGCACGGCGAGCCGGCTCACGCTCTTCCTCGCGCTGCGCGGCGAGCGGCCGGCCGGCACCGTGCACCGCACCCTCGTCCACTCCCCCGGCGCGCCGGTCACCGTCCTGCGCCCCGACGACCCGGCCGTCGTCCCCGACGCGGGCCACGAGGCGGTCACCGTGACGGCCGTCTGCCCCGCCGCCGGATCGGG
Coding sequences within:
- a CDS encoding methyltransferase, which produces MSDTSRPRASLRTAVVWEVLKEALDRRVKATGRDVLDVLDTGGGTGMFAVPIARLGHRVTVVDPSPNALFGLERRVAEAGVADRVRGVQGDAQGLLDVVERESYDVVVCHGVLEYVDDAAEGAANAVAALRPGGTLSLLAAGLGGAVLARALAGHFTEARAALGDPAGRWGAGDPVPRRFTADQLADLVAGAGLEVGAVHGVRVFADLVPGVLVDTEPGAVEALMRLEEAAAELPAFHAIATQLHVLGEKPA
- a CDS encoding DUF3040 domain-containing protein, translated to MPLSEHEQRMLEQMERALYAEDPKFATALEGSGLRTYTRRRVYQAVAGIVVGIALLMTGVIVPNVLWVSVVGFLVMLGCTLLAVTGWRKAPKPGEQPVSGSAGGSAHGRNRQRRSMMNRIEERWQRRRDEQGH
- a CDS encoding DUF4126 domain-containing protein, encoding MSVLPLVFTSGWASGVNAYAVVLLLGVFGATGLSDDVPPALQRTDVLIAAGVLFLCEAVADKIPYVDSAWDAVHTVVRPVAGAVVGALLAGQSGSLSDLAAGAIGGTTALASHAVKAGTRMAVNTSPEPVSNIALSTAEDIGVAGIVAFAVFHPVAAAVAAAVLLALGLAVLVLLWTRIRRFLRRRAQRREEKRPAGRAREPSAPTAGPPR
- a CDS encoding phytoene desaturase family protein → MARIAVIGAGMGAMATAARLAVAGHQVTVYEQGPTYGGAVGRRTREGFAFDTGPGLLHLPAVYRDLFVKTGKRPLEDCVDMVQVDPAVRHVLADGTEAVLPAVSRGGAAAALDGAFGAGTGDRWNDVLNRARDAWDATRRPLLEEPLRPDWQVLGRDPYPAVRKSGLLRRRPPTLAETAARELGGPAGELLAARVGAYGLDPASVPASAAVLPYMEQTFGSWYVRGGMRALATALYERCLERKVSFVFDAPVREVLARDGRAAGLLLGDGAEAAADSVVCAADPRGLRGVPLPPGGVPARGPGTASRLTLFLALRGERPAGTVHRTLVHSPGAPVTVLRPDDPAVVPDAGHEAVTVTAVCPAAGSGPAPDPEALLERAARAVPGLRERLLWHEVYAPADIAAATGAAGGAVPPPALAGADGRLLYPANTTGLPGLYLAGGWAHPGGGLPHAGMTGALVAGLVVEGAGFRGSR
- a CDS encoding SAV_6107 family HEPN domain-containing protein, which encodes MATPSPSPVHPVPRRSAAPPAALDLLAKARSGLAEASALSRPNERYATAHLAALRTAAAVLAARARPEPAHPRRRPRIRSAWEVLPELAPELAEWSALFASGAARRARAEAGIPDAASEEDAAYLLRATEMFLRLVERMLALQPAARPLPQQALPQPRPEPRPERPDAG